A single region of the Anabaena sphaerica FACHB-251 genome encodes:
- a CDS encoding NAD+ synthase produces the protein MKIAIAQLNPIIGDLPGNAQKILETAKQAASTDIRLLLTPELSLCGYPPRDLLLNPSFVEAMNITLQKLAKDLPPNLAVLVGTVVRNTEAHITGGKTLFNSIAWLEAGKVKQYFHKRLLPTYDVFDEKRYFEPGLQANYFALDNINIGVTICEDLWNDEEFWGKRTYAVNPIADLSILGVDLIVNLSASPYTVGKHKLREAMLKHSAVNFQEPVIYTNQVGGNDDLIFDGRSFALNLQGEIICRAKGFETDLLIVEFDEQARDLQLDSVSPVYESEDEEIWHALVLGVRDYVKKCRFSQVVLGLSGGVDSALVAAIATAALGKENVLGVLMPSPYSSQHSISDALALAENLGIKTQILPIGELMQGFDNTLSELFAGTEFGIAEENIQSRIRGTLLMGISNKFGHLLLSTGNKSEMAVGYCTLYGDMNGGLAVIADVPKTRVYSICNWLNEHHQKEIIPQNILTKAPSAELKPGQVDQDSLPAYEILDDILQRLIHDHQSAEQIVAAGHEKAIVNRVLQMVSRAEFKRRQAPPGLKITDRAFGTGWRMPIASQVADY, from the coding sequence ATGAAAATAGCCATTGCTCAACTTAATCCTATCATTGGTGACTTACCTGGAAATGCTCAAAAAATACTTGAAACTGCAAAACAAGCAGCATCAACAGATATACGTTTATTATTAACACCGGAACTTTCTTTATGTGGCTATCCACCAAGGGATTTATTATTAAATCCTAGTTTTGTGGAAGCAATGAATATCACATTACAAAAATTAGCTAAAGACTTACCACCCAATTTAGCCGTATTGGTGGGGACTGTGGTTAGAAATACCGAAGCTCACATTACTGGAGGTAAAACTTTATTTAACAGCATCGCTTGGTTAGAAGCAGGAAAAGTTAAGCAATATTTCCACAAGCGACTATTACCAACTTACGATGTATTTGATGAAAAACGATATTTTGAACCAGGGTTACAAGCTAATTATTTTGCTTTGGATAATATCAATATTGGGGTGACAATTTGCGAAGATTTGTGGAATGATGAAGAATTTTGGGGAAAACGGACTTATGCTGTTAATCCTATTGCTGACTTATCAATTTTAGGTGTGGATTTGATTGTGAATTTATCAGCTTCACCTTACACAGTTGGTAAGCATAAGTTACGAGAAGCAATGCTGAAACATAGTGCTGTAAATTTCCAGGAACCAGTAATTTATACTAATCAAGTTGGTGGAAATGATGATTTAATTTTTGATGGTCGTAGTTTTGCTTTAAATCTTCAAGGTGAAATTATCTGTCGTGCTAAAGGTTTTGAGACTGATTTATTAATTGTTGAATTTGACGAACAAGCGCGAGATTTACAGTTAGATTCTGTGTCTCCAGTTTATGAATCTGAAGATGAGGAAATTTGGCACGCTTTGGTTTTGGGTGTGCGAGATTATGTGAAAAAATGTCGCTTTTCTCAAGTTGTATTAGGTTTAAGCGGTGGGGTAGATTCGGCTTTAGTAGCAGCAATTGCTACTGCTGCACTAGGTAAAGAAAATGTCCTTGGTGTTTTGATGCCTTCTCCTTATAGTTCCCAACATTCTATTAGTGATGCTTTGGCATTAGCAGAAAATTTAGGTATTAAAACGCAGATTTTACCTATTGGTGAATTAATGCAAGGATTTGATAATACATTATCTGAATTATTTGCAGGTACAGAATTTGGAATTGCTGAGGAAAATATTCAATCACGCATTCGTGGTACTTTATTGATGGGGATATCAAATAAATTTGGTCATCTGCTTTTATCTACTGGTAATAAATCAGAAATGGCGGTTGGTTACTGCACTCTTTATGGTGATATGAATGGCGGTTTAGCGGTAATTGCAGATGTTCCTAAAACCCGTGTTTATTCTATCTGTAATTGGTTAAATGAGCATCATCAAAAAGAAATTATTCCCCAAAATATCCTCACCAAAGCGCCGAGTGCGGAACTCAAACCCGGTCAAGTTGACCAAGATTCTCTCCCTGCTTATGAGATATTAGATGATATTTTACAACGGTTGATTCATGACCACCAATCAGCGGAACAAATTGTAGCCGCAGGTCACGAAAAAGCAATTGTAAATCGAGTTTTACAAATGGTATCCCGTGCTGAATTTAAACGCCGACAAGCACCCCCTGGATTGAAAATTACTGACCGCGCTTTTGGTACTGGATGGAGAATGCCTATTGCTAGTCAAGTTGCAGATTATTGA
- a CDS encoding 6-pyruvoyl trahydropterin synthase family protein, with protein MPKWKLLTEFTFDSAHYIKDYNGPCGRMHGHTYKVKIEAKSSQLHSSEYCPHPVMVADFRSLRWAKKDVTQGGLDHCVLNEVLPPEYETTAEMIAKYIYDETKKRLPADVKLKVAVSETPNSWAEYEDD; from the coding sequence ATGCCCAAATGGAAATTATTAACAGAATTCACGTTTGATAGCGCCCACTACATAAAAGACTATAACGGACCTTGTGGGAGAATGCACGGTCATACTTATAAGGTAAAAATTGAAGCAAAATCATCACAGTTACATTCTTCAGAATACTGTCCCCATCCTGTGATGGTTGCTGATTTTAGAAGTTTACGTTGGGCTAAAAAAGATGTCACCCAAGGAGGACTAGATCACTGTGTTCTTAATGAAGTTTTACCACCTGAATATGAAACAACTGCTGAGATGATTGCTAAATATATTTATGATGAGACTAAAAAGCGTTTACCCGCAGATGTAAAACTGAAGGTTGCAGTATCAGAAACACCTAATTCTTGGGCTGAGTATGAGGATGATTAA
- a CDS encoding nicotinate phosphoribosyltransferase, which produces MTTFMDVGYGYQNPDLNLSPEDYSLLTDLYQLTMAACYTGEGIEQKRASFELFVRRLPEGFGYLIAMGLEQALEYLAKFHFNSSQIVALQKTGIFNHAPERFWTLLADSGFTGDVWAVPEGTAVFANEPLLRIEAPLWQAQLVETYLLNTLNYQTLIATRAARLRDIAGEKATLLEFGTRRAFSPQASLWAARAALAGGLDATSNVLAALQLGQKPSGTMAHALVMALSALEGSEEQAFTAFHQYFPGAPLLIDTYDTVAAAQQLAEKVNSGDITLTGVRLDSGDLVTLSKQVRSLLPDVSIFASGDLDEWEIKRLKTAGAEIDGYGLGTKLVTGSPVNGVYKLVDIDDIPVMKLSSGKFTYPGRKQIFRSYVDAKLQADRLGLFDEIPGIEKPLLQLVIKKGKPLQPPESLTTIRQRTTVSVAGLPEETRRLENPISVKVQISPPLQQLTEETKKRTAKNAKETK; this is translated from the coding sequence ATGACCACTTTTATGGATGTGGGCTATGGCTACCAAAACCCAGATTTGAATCTGAGTCCTGAAGATTACAGCTTGTTGACAGACCTGTACCAGCTAACAATGGCGGCTTGTTACACAGGTGAAGGAATAGAACAAAAACGAGCCAGTTTTGAATTATTTGTGCGGCGCTTACCTGAAGGTTTTGGCTATTTAATAGCGATGGGTTTAGAGCAAGCTTTGGAATATTTGGCTAAATTTCACTTTAATTCATCCCAAATCGTCGCTTTACAGAAAACAGGAATATTTAATCATGCACCAGAGCGTTTTTGGACATTATTAGCAGATAGCGGTTTTACTGGAGATGTGTGGGCAGTACCAGAAGGCACAGCAGTATTTGCCAATGAGCCATTATTAAGAATTGAAGCACCTTTATGGCAAGCGCAGTTAGTAGAAACCTATCTTTTAAATACTCTTAATTACCAAACTTTAATCGCTACCAGAGCAGCAAGATTACGTGATATTGCGGGGGAGAAAGCAACACTTTTAGAATTTGGCACAAGAAGAGCTTTTAGTCCTCAAGCTTCTTTATGGGCAGCACGGGCAGCTTTGGCGGGTGGTTTAGATGCCACTTCCAATGTGTTAGCAGCACTACAGCTAGGGCAAAAACCAAGTGGTACAATGGCGCACGCTTTAGTGATGGCATTGTCAGCCCTAGAAGGTAGTGAAGAACAGGCTTTTACTGCCTTTCATCAGTATTTTCCGGGTGCGCCTTTATTGATAGATACTTATGATACAGTTGCAGCTGCTCAACAGTTGGCGGAAAAGGTAAATAGTGGAGATATTACATTAACTGGGGTGAGGTTAGATTCTGGGGATTTAGTTACTTTATCAAAACAAGTGCGGTCGCTCCTACCAGATGTATCTATTTTCGCTAGTGGTGACTTGGATGAATGGGAAATAAAGCGACTAAAAACAGCAGGTGCAGAAATTGATGGTTATGGACTAGGAACAAAATTAGTAACAGGTTCTCCTGTGAATGGGGTTTACAAACTTGTTGATATTGATGATATTCCTGTGATGAAACTGTCTAGCGGTAAGTTTACTTATCCAGGAAGAAAGCAAATTTTTCGTTCTTATGTAGATGCTAAGTTACAGGCTGATAGGTTGGGTTTATTTGATGAAATTCCGGGGATAGAAAAGCCTTTATTACAGTTGGTAATCAAAAAAGGTAAGCCATTACAACCACCTGAAAGTTTAACAACAATTCGGCAACGAACCACAGTTTCTGTTGCTGGTTTACCAGAGGAAACACGGAGATTAGAAAATCCGATTTCTGTGAAAGTGCAAATTTCTCCACCTTTGCAGCAATTGACTGAAGAGACTAAGAAAAGAACCGCAAAGAACGCAAAGGAAACAAAGTAA
- a CDS encoding MFS transporter yields the protein MAQKSAALKFVILLGFVSLCADATYEGARSITGAYLEVLGSSGTVVGLVAGFGELIGHGFRLVIGYLSDKTGKYWGITTLGYILNTAVVPFLALAGRWEVAAGLMMAERTGKAVRTPPRDALLSHGASQIGRGFGFGLHEAMDQTGAVMGPLAVAAMVYFQGEYRNAFTILIVPAVLGLIVLLVLQKLYPNPSDFEVETVANEQEKLPRIFWIYLVAVGIIAAGYADFPLIAFHFQKGEIASGQTIPLFYALAMAVDAVAALIFGYLFDRVGISILIIAALISSLFAPLVFFGSTYLALLGMAFWGIGMGAQESILKAAIAGMVPMNKRATAYGIFSTGYGLSWFLGSAFMGILYDHSITFLVVFAATTQLLAIPFFVWVKWEADHSPIPSLDVQVGD from the coding sequence ATGGCACAGAAATCCGCCGCTTTGAAGTTTGTGATTTTGCTTGGTTTTGTTAGCCTCTGCGCCGATGCGACCTATGAAGGAGCGCGTAGTATTACGGGAGCTTACTTAGAAGTTTTGGGGTCTAGCGGCACTGTGGTGGGACTAGTAGCTGGTTTTGGGGAATTAATAGGTCATGGGTTCCGCCTAGTTATTGGTTATCTTAGTGACAAAACAGGCAAATACTGGGGAATCACAACTTTAGGTTACATTTTGAATACAGCAGTTGTGCCATTTTTAGCCTTAGCCGGCAGATGGGAAGTAGCCGCAGGTCTGATGATGGCTGAACGTACTGGTAAAGCGGTGCGTACTCCCCCACGTGATGCCCTGCTTTCTCATGGTGCAAGTCAAATCGGTAGAGGGTTTGGATTTGGTTTACACGAAGCAATGGATCAAACAGGTGCAGTGATGGGACCTTTGGCTGTAGCCGCAATGGTTTATTTTCAAGGAGAGTATCGCAATGCTTTCACAATTTTAATTGTTCCAGCGGTGTTGGGATTAATTGTTTTATTAGTTTTACAAAAGCTATATCCAAACCCTAGTGATTTTGAAGTAGAAACAGTGGCAAATGAACAAGAAAAATTGCCGCGAATATTTTGGATTTATCTGGTTGCTGTCGGCATTATTGCGGCTGGATATGCAGATTTTCCTCTCATTGCTTTTCATTTTCAAAAGGGAGAAATTGCTTCTGGGCAAACAATTCCGCTGTTTTATGCTCTAGCGATGGCGGTTGATGCTGTAGCTGCTCTGATATTTGGATATCTTTTTGATCGTGTGGGTATTTCTATTCTGATAATTGCCGCTTTGATTTCATCTTTATTTGCGCCATTGGTGTTTTTTGGAAGCACTTATCTTGCTCTTTTGGGAATGGCATTTTGGGGGATTGGCATGGGAGCGCAAGAATCAATTCTCAAAGCAGCGATCGCTGGCATGGTTCCTATGAATAAACGAGCTACAGCCTATGGAATTTTTAGCACAGGCTATGGTTTATCTTGGTTTTTAGGCAGTGCTTTCATGGGGATTTTATATGATCACTCCATCACTTTTTTAGTGGTTTTTGCTGCGACAACTCAACTGCTAGCAATTCCTTTTTTTGTTTGGGTGAAATGGGAAGCGGATCACTCTCCCATCCCCTCCCTAGATGTTCAGGTAGGTGATTAA
- a CDS encoding AI-2E family transporter yields MQTRKLLDWWQTFTPVARIGAIALFAPLLVLNGWAISAIFHYFHSLIVILVGASVLAFLLNYPVSWMERHGARREQVAILVFLLALSILLALGVTLFPLALTQAQQLVARLPELIDSGRSQLMILNEKAEMMGLPINLDAIVVQINDRVKGQLQAIAGQVLNLAVVTFTSLLDFLLTMVLTFYLLQHGGELWESLVEWLPTKFRDPFSRTVRLSFQNFFITQLILSTCMASALIPTFLWLKVPFGLLFGLTIGLMALIPFGGSVGIAMTTLLVSLQDVWMGARVLAAAVIVQQILENIIAPRILGNFTGLNPVWILISVLTGARIGGLLGVIVAVPCAVVIKTVISAIRPPIIREDTEDSSSGELAAPMTPEESPSSESKNSLSVSQP; encoded by the coding sequence ATGCAGACACGTAAGCTACTTGACTGGTGGCAAACATTTACACCAGTAGCGCGAATCGGGGCGATCGCGCTATTCGCTCCCCTATTAGTTCTCAATGGTTGGGCGATATCGGCAATTTTCCATTATTTCCACTCTTTGATAGTGATTTTAGTCGGAGCCTCAGTACTGGCATTTCTGCTCAACTACCCAGTAAGTTGGATGGAAAGGCACGGTGCTAGACGAGAACAAGTTGCTATCTTAGTATTTTTATTAGCTTTATCGATTTTACTGGCGCTGGGTGTCACCCTCTTTCCTCTAGCCCTGACCCAAGCCCAGCAACTGGTAGCCCGCTTACCAGAGTTGATTGACTCTGGGCGATCGCAGTTAATGATTTTAAACGAGAAAGCCGAAATGATGGGCTTACCGATTAATCTCGATGCCATCGTCGTGCAAATTAATGATCGCGTCAAGGGGCAACTACAAGCTATAGCTGGACAAGTCTTAAATCTCGCTGTCGTCACCTTTACCAGTCTGCTAGACTTTCTGCTGACGATGGTTTTGACCTTCTATCTATTACAACATGGTGGTGAACTCTGGGAAAGCTTAGTAGAATGGCTACCCACAAAATTTCGTGACCCTTTTTCCAGAACAGTACGCCTGAGTTTTCAAAACTTCTTTATCACCCAGTTGATTTTATCTACCTGTATGGCCTCGGCTCTCATTCCCACATTTTTGTGGTTGAAAGTGCCATTTGGGTTGTTGTTTGGCTTAACTATCGGCCTGATGGCTCTCATCCCCTTTGGGGGTTCTGTGGGGATAGCTATGACAACTTTATTGGTTTCCCTACAAGATGTTTGGATGGGTGCTAGAGTATTAGCCGCTGCCGTCATCGTGCAGCAAATTCTTGAAAATATCATTGCACCCCGGATTTTGGGGAATTTTACGGGTTTAAATCCTGTTTGGATACTAATTTCTGTCTTGACTGGGGCCAGAATTGGCGGACTTTTGGGCGTGATTGTCGCGGTTCCTTGTGCTGTTGTCATTAAGACAGTTATTAGCGCCATCCGTCCGCCGATCATTAGAGAAGATACAGAAGATTCCTCATCTGGGGAGTTAGCCGCACCCATGACACCAGAAGAATCTCCTTCATCTGAATCCAAAAATTCCCTCAGTGTTTCTCAGCCATAG
- a CDS encoding LCP family protein, which translates to MTIQRTSAEDNKSAKAKAKAKGKNSRKSKSGRWLWFAVGMGGIAMVSGMAGALLAVSWDSKPLQQAELSAKEAAVFDSDRISGNGFQFSQLTRPVNILVMGMSVLSSDVQNPPSETKELRYLPQVNSFDGLADVMLLIKFDPETKKIVMLSIPRDTRTEVEGHGIKKINATNVDGGPALTAKTVSNLLGGVGIDRYVRINVLGVAKLIDALGGVTVYVPKDMKYQDDSQHLYINLKAGKQHLEGNKVLQLLRFRHDELGDIGRIQRQQMVLRALIEQSLNPKTLTELPQILNTVKEHIDTNLSVEELVSLVGFGARTNRSNMQMLMLPGRFSEKNEYDASYWIPYKRAITKLMVQNFGLESASFDSEIINPARLRVAIQDSTGGDRSQIRPLIAALEQAGYRNIFISQPWGEPLETTHIVAQQGDSDSAESIRNTLGFGEVRVESTGNIGSDISIQVGKDWLLQKAMFENTAR; encoded by the coding sequence GTGACTATTCAACGAACATCAGCAGAAGATAATAAATCAGCTAAAGCCAAAGCCAAAGCCAAAGGCAAAAACTCTCGCAAGTCAAAATCTGGGCGCTGGCTATGGTTTGCGGTGGGTATGGGCGGGATTGCAATGGTGTCAGGTATGGCAGGGGCGTTGTTGGCAGTTTCCTGGGATAGCAAGCCTTTGCAGCAAGCCGAGTTAAGTGCTAAAGAGGCAGCAGTTTTTGATAGCGATCGCATTTCTGGAAATGGATTCCAATTTTCTCAATTAACTCGCCCTGTTAATATCTTGGTTATGGGGATGAGTGTACTGTCTTCAGATGTCCAAAACCCACCTAGTGAAACCAAAGAACTCAGGTATCTACCCCAGGTCAATTCTTTTGACGGTCTTGCCGATGTTATGCTCTTGATCAAATTTGATCCAGAGACAAAAAAAATAGTCATGCTTTCCATTCCCAGAGATACCCGTACAGAAGTTGAAGGGCATGGAATCAAAAAAATTAACGCCACCAATGTCGATGGTGGACCAGCCTTAACAGCTAAAACTGTCAGCAATCTCTTAGGTGGTGTGGGAATTGATCGTTATGTCCGCATTAATGTCTTGGGAGTTGCCAAGTTAATTGATGCCTTGGGCGGAGTAACAGTCTACGTTCCCAAAGATATGAAATATCAGGATGATTCCCAACATTTATATATTAATTTAAAGGCGGGTAAACAGCATCTTGAAGGCAATAAAGTACTTCAATTACTCCGCTTTCGCCATGATGAACTCGGTGATATTGGCCGCATTCAGCGCCAGCAAATGGTATTACGTGCCTTAATTGAACAAAGTCTCAACCCAAAAACACTAACAGAATTACCCCAAATTCTCAATACAGTAAAAGAGCATATTGACACTAATTTATCTGTTGAGGAGCTTGTATCCTTAGTCGGTTTTGGGGCGCGAACCAATCGCTCTAATATGCAGATGTTAATGCTTCCTGGTCGTTTTAGTGAAAAAAATGAGTATGATGCTAGTTATTGGATACCATATAAGCGTGCAATTACTAAATTAATGGTTCAAAACTTTGGTTTAGAATCGGCATCATTTGACAGCGAAATAATCAACCCTGCTAGACTACGCGTAGCAATTCAAGATAGTACAGGTGGCGATCGCTCTCAAATTCGTCCCTTAATTGCCGCCTTAGAACAGGCCGGATATCGTAATATCTTTATCTCTCAACCTTGGGGTGAGCCTTTAGAAACCACTCATATTGTCGCTCAACAAGGTGACAGTGACAGTGCTGAATCAATTCGTAACACTTTAGGTTTTGGAGAAGTACGGGTAGAAAGCACTGGTAATATCGGCTCTGATATTAGTATTCAGGTGGGTAAAGATTGGTTGCTACAAAAGGCAATGTTTGAAAATACTGCTCGGTAG
- a CDS encoding DUF4336 domain-containing protein, protein MNAQGIGSQQDWSWPFWPALPLYPYGQRRTLCREILKDTIWTFEQVQGILYTIVPIRMTVIKLQSGGLLIYAPVAPTPECIRLVKEIEAKHGGVKYIILPTSSGLEHKIFVGPFARKFPQALVYVAPHQWSFPFNLPLSWLGFPQKRTLVLSEDTQQNPFGDEFDYAILDINLGRGSFVEVALLHKPSRTLLVTDTIISVSEEPPTILQLYPYPLLFHARKNAQQIITDNEANRRQGWQRIALFAIYFRPSAVQISQLGEMWQDAKRAPDHSPKAYFGFFPFRWQDNWQNTFTALSGNGRPFVAPILQILILPQRPREVIEWADKITTWNFQQIISCHFDAPIKATPVQFRQAFSFLEKQPTVSDSQPLLSEDLRFIQELEASLVERGIATPTKEKV, encoded by the coding sequence ATGAACGCTCAGGGAATTGGAAGTCAGCAAGATTGGTCATGGCCTTTTTGGCCTGCTTTACCACTGTATCCCTATGGACAGAGAAGGACATTGTGCCGAGAAATTCTCAAAGATACCATTTGGACATTTGAACAGGTGCAAGGCATCCTGTATACAATTGTGCCAATTAGAATGACAGTTATTAAACTACAGTCGGGCGGACTTCTTATTTATGCACCTGTTGCACCCACACCAGAATGTATTCGGTTGGTAAAAGAAATAGAAGCAAAACATGGAGGAGTCAAATACATAATTTTACCTACCAGTTCCGGTTTAGAGCATAAAATATTTGTCGGTCCTTTTGCCAGAAAATTTCCCCAAGCATTAGTTTATGTCGCACCCCACCAGTGGAGTTTTCCTTTCAATCTGCCTCTAAGTTGGTTAGGCTTTCCCCAAAAACGTACCCTAGTTTTATCAGAGGATACTCAACAAAATCCCTTCGGTGATGAATTTGACTATGCAATATTAGATATCAACTTGGGAAGAGGTTCTTTTGTAGAAGTTGCATTACTGCACAAACCATCCCGTACTTTATTGGTGACAGATACGATCATTTCCGTCTCAGAAGAACCACCCACTATTTTACAATTGTATCCTTATCCTTTGCTATTCCACGCCAGAAAAAATGCACAGCAAATAATTACAGATAATGAAGCTAACCGTCGTCAAGGTTGGCAAAGAATAGCACTGTTTGCAATTTACTTTCGTCCCAGTGCAGTGCAAATTTCTCAACTTGGGGAAATGTGGCAAGATGCCAAAAGAGCGCCTGACCATTCACCTAAAGCATACTTTGGTTTTTTCCCTTTTCGGTGGCAAGATAATTGGCAAAATACATTTACTGCATTATCTGGCAATGGTCGTCCTTTTGTTGCACCAATTTTACAAATTCTCATTCTCCCTCAAAGACCAAGAGAAGTAATAGAATGGGCTGATAAAATCACAACTTGGAATTTTCAACAAATTATTTCTTGTCATTTTGATGCGCCAATTAAAGCAACTCCTGTTCAATTTCGCCAAGCATTCAGTTTTTTAGAAAAGCAACCAACAGTGAGTGATAGCCAGCCTTTGTTGTCAGAAGATTTGCGCTTTATTCAAGAACTAGAAGCTAGTTTGGTCGAGCGTGGTATTGCTACACCAACAAAAGAAAAGGTGTAA
- a CDS encoding nicotinate phosphoribosyltransferase has translation MAISKMLASMTQFISEAFMRIFSPTDDAYPVTGFQPFTGIPYKRRNVASW, from the coding sequence ATGGCTATCTCCAAAATGCTTGCTAGTATGACCCAATTTATTTCTGAAGCCTTCATGCGGATTTTTAGCCCTACAGATGATGCTTATCCTGTGACTGGTTTTCAACCTTTTACGGGTATTCCTTATAAGAGACGTAACGTTGCATCTTGGTAG
- a CDS encoding NUDIX hydrolase codes for MPGRNQKKIPNSTNQQPLADFKVGVDNVIFSVDTTQNRLLVLLVMRQQEPFLNSWSLPGTLVRQGESLEDAAYRIMAEKIKVNNLYLEQLYTFGGPNRDPREKTDSYGVRYLSVSYFALVRFEEAELIADKVAGIAWYPVKQIPQLAFDHNEIITYGHRRLKNKLEYSPVAFDVLPETFTLNDLYQLYTTVLGENFSDYSNFRARLLKLGFLSDTGIKVSRGAGRPASLYKFDAEAFAPFKDKPLVFI; via the coding sequence ATGCCAGGACGCAATCAAAAAAAGATTCCAAATTCCACAAATCAACAACCTTTAGCTGATTTCAAAGTCGGTGTTGATAATGTCATTTTTTCTGTCGATACTACTCAAAATCGTCTGTTAGTGCTGTTAGTAATGCGACAGCAAGAGCCATTTTTAAATTCTTGGAGTCTTCCCGGTACTTTGGTGCGTCAAGGAGAATCCTTAGAAGATGCGGCTTATCGCATTATGGCAGAAAAAATTAAAGTCAATAATCTCTATCTCGAACAACTTTATACTTTTGGTGGACCAAATCGTGATCCACGAGAAAAAACTGATAGTTATGGTGTGCGTTATCTATCAGTTAGTTACTTTGCTTTAGTCCGGTTTGAAGAAGCCGAATTAATTGCTGATAAAGTCGCTGGTATCGCTTGGTATCCAGTTAAACAAATACCCCAGTTAGCATTTGACCATAATGAAATTATCACTTATGGACACAGAAGACTGAAAAATAAATTAGAATATAGCCCTGTTGCGTTTGATGTATTACCAGAGACATTTACACTCAATGATTTATATCAGTTATACACCACAGTTTTAGGGGAAAACTTCTCAGATTATTCTAATTTTCGGGCGCGGTTACTCAAACTAGGTTTTTTATCCGATACAGGAATTAAAGTATCAAGAGGTGCAGGCCGTCCCGCTAGTTTATATAAATTTGATGCCGAAGCCTTTGCACCTTTCAAAGATAAGCCTTTAGTTTTTATTTGA